The following proteins are encoded in a genomic region of Methanobrevibacter gottschalkii DSM 11977:
- the pyrE gene encoding orotate phosphoribosyltransferase: MVSREYLINLLKDNNVFLEGDFTLSSGQKSNYYINMKKAITEPEILSTISKLITSKIDLDDIDKVAGPALGAVPIATAVSLESKIPLLMIRKEKKGYGTSKLIEGELNEGDNVIVVEDVSTTGGSLLKAIKAINDNGGNVIRAFVVVDRQEGAIEKFEKEGIKLEPLINVNEFFD, from the coding sequence ATGGTTTCTAGGGAATATTTAATTAATTTATTAAAAGACAATAATGTATTTCTTGAAGGTGATTTTACATTATCTTCTGGACAGAAAAGTAATTATTATATTAATATGAAAAAAGCTATTACGGAGCCTGAAATTCTTTCAACTATTTCAAAATTAATTACTTCTAAAATTGATTTGGATGATATTGATAAAGTTGCAGGTCCTGCATTAGGTGCAGTTCCAATAGCTACTGCTGTTTCATTGGAATCAAAAATTCCGTTATTAATGATTCGTAAAGAAAAGAAAGGTTATGGTACTTCTAAATTAATTGAAGGTGAATTAAACGAAGGTGATAATGTTATTGTTGTTGAAGATGTTTCAACTACTGGAGGATCACTTTTAAAAGCTATTAAAGCTATTAATGATAATGGTGGTAATGTAATAAGGGCATTTGTTGTAGTTGACCGCCAAGAAGGTGCTATTGAAAAATTTGAAAAAGAGGGTATTAAATTAGAACCTTTAATAAATGTTAATGAATTTTTTGATTAA
- a CDS encoding MogA/MoaB family molybdenum cofactor biosynthesis protein, with amino-acid sequence MKSKTTIEHQKMSSNDITCGVITLSDSRKSKKVDLSGQYMAEEIEARYTLKSRSLIPDEKEDLINTIETMIDDDIDVILTTGGTGLDSRDITVETVESLFEKKLDGFGEMFRAKSYDEIGAAALLSRATAGIYKKTVIFSMPGSPNAVKTAFNIIIDEIPHFVHHVKK; translated from the coding sequence ATGAAAAGTAAAACAACAATTGAACATCAAAAAATGTCATCCAATGACATTACTTGTGGTGTAATCACTCTAAGTGATAGTAGGAAATCAAAAAAAGTAGATTTATCTGGCCAATATATGGCAGAAGAAATTGAAGCTAGATACACTTTAAAATCTAGAAGTTTAATTCCAGATGAGAAAGAAGATTTGATTAATACTATTGAAACCATGATTGATGATGATATTGATGTTATTTTAACAACTGGTGGAACAGGTCTTGATTCTCGTGATATCACAGTTGAAACAGTGGAATCACTTTTCGAGAAAAAACTTGATGGTTTTGGAGAAATGTTTAGAGCAAAATCTTATGATGAAATTGGTGCTGCAGCATTACTTTCAAGAGCAACAGCAGGAATTTACAAAAAAACAGTTATATTTTCCATGCCAGGCTCTCCTAATGCAGTTAAGACTGCATTTAACATAATCATTGATGAAATTCCTCATTTTGTCCATCATGTTAAAAAATGA
- a CDS encoding winged helix-turn-helix domain-containing protein, whose amino-acid sequence MFNTELISKMGKIKDKKLSNLLIGRKGGATTIKITDQILHQPSNANQLSKRLHLDYKTITYHLNIMIDHKYVEKEKITNSYIYYPSKKLYNCIEEYSLIRNFLKIEYERYKK is encoded by the coding sequence ATGTTCAATACCGAGTTAATTTCAAAAATGGGTAAAATCAAAGATAAAAAACTTTCGAATTTATTAATTGGAAGAAAAGGTGGTGCAACTACAATTAAAATAACCGATCAAATATTGCACCAACCTAGCAATGCAAATCAATTATCGAAAAGACTGCACTTAGATTATAAAACAATAACATATCACTTAAACATCATGATTGACCACAAATATGTGGAAAAAGAAAAAATTACTAATAGCTACATATATTACCCTAGCAAAAAATTATATAATTGCATAGAAGAATATAGTCTAATAAGGAATTTTCTTAAAATTGAATATGAAAGGTATAAAAAATGA
- a CDS encoding helix-turn-helix transcriptional regulator, whose protein sequence is MTNIQTKKELNEEYKNVKYILTSSMRTKLLLALYEHSKKLEEIRKDLKKPSATILHGLKELENKNLIRKIQKHYELTSNGYILTTNMIKLIENWYSINKSKQFWNKHDLSDIPKEMLKDIYLLKNVEYETSTTSDLSNAFNKYIKLLLKSTELKIILPIYSENHFKHMIDFLNKHEQAKLELIVNEKILNSIKQNKNLERKLLENEKVIVKCIEQDLKLFLTCSDNFMSLTLFLNDGHYDDSQILIGKDKNAIKWALNLIQCFSHN, encoded by the coding sequence ATGACCAATATTCAAACCAAGAAAGAATTAAATGAAGAATATAAAAATGTAAAATACATTTTAACCTCAAGTATGAGAACTAAATTACTCTTAGCGCTTTATGAACATTCAAAGAAATTAGAAGAAATAAGAAAAGATCTGAAAAAACCTTCAGCAACAATATTGCATGGGCTTAAAGAGTTGGAAAATAAGAATTTAATTCGGAAAATTCAAAAACACTATGAATTAACTTCAAATGGATATATTCTAACAACAAATATGATAAAGTTAATTGAAAATTGGTATTCTATAAATAAAAGCAAACAATTTTGGAATAAGCATGATTTATCAGACATCCCAAAAGAAATGTTAAAAGACATTTATTTATTAAAAAATGTTGAATATGAGACCTCAACAACAAGCGACCTATCAAATGCATTCAATAAATATATCAAATTACTTTTAAAATCAACAGAATTAAAAATAATTCTACCAATATACTCTGAAAATCATTTTAAGCACATGATAGATTTTTTAAATAAACATGAACAAGCAAAATTGGAGTTAATAGTCAATGAAAAGATTCTAAATTCAATCAAACAAAACAAGAACTTAGAAAGAAAATTATTAGAGAATGAAAAGGTGATAGTTAAATGCATCGAACAAGATTTAAAGTTATTTTTAACCTGTTCAGATAATTTCATGTCATTAACATTGTTCTTAAACGATGGCCATTATGATGATTCTCAAATTTTAATCGGGAAAGACAAAAATGCAATAAAATGGGCTTTAAATTTAATTCAATGCTTTTCACATAACTAA
- a CDS encoding helix-turn-helix transcriptional regulator produces MDIHNEINNNIKFLAKSEIRLKILSELQNSPNSVHGLVKKTKITYSSVSSNINKLEQNNYIKKIKSKYYLNPMTKIYFQTLMDFKNSVEIITSYSEFWDKHNLNQINIDSLKNITDLKDSKLIETTPLDIYKPHNTIKSQISNSKSLKAIFPYLHPEYPQLIENILKDNGQVELIIPKSISNAITSKIDLKTRKTAIKEKKLTIYPIENNLKIYLTICDKSMSFGLFKNDESFDQNRILISDSEKSQAWADNLFKNIKYDVIK; encoded by the coding sequence ATGGATATTCACAATGAAATTAACAACAATATCAAATTTCTTGCAAAATCAGAAATTCGACTGAAAATTTTAAGTGAGTTGCAAAATAGCCCTAATAGTGTCCATGGACTCGTTAAAAAAACTAAAATAACATATAGTTCTGTATCAAGCAACATCAACAAATTAGAGCAGAATAACTACATTAAAAAAATAAAGTCAAAATATTATCTAAACCCGATGACAAAAATATATTTTCAAACATTAATGGATTTTAAAAACAGTGTAGAAATAATAACTAGTTATAGTGAATTTTGGGACAAACACAATTTAAATCAAATAAATATTGACTCATTAAAAAATATTACAGATTTGAAAGATTCAAAATTAATTGAAACAACACCACTTGATATTTATAAACCTCACAACACCATAAAAAGTCAAATAAGTAACTCAAAATCACTTAAAGCAATATTTCCATACTTACATCCAGAATATCCTCAATTAATTGAAAATATATTAAAAGATAATGGACAAGTTGAACTAATAATCCCAAAAAGTATTTCCAATGCAATTACATCAAAGATTGATTTAAAAACCAGAAAAACTGCAATCAAAGAGAAAAAATTAACAATTTATCCAATTGAAAATAATTTAAAAATATATTTAACCATTTGCGATAAATCAATGAGTTTTGGACTATTTAAAAATGATGAAAGTTTCGATCAGAACAGAATATTAATTTCGGATAGTGAAAAATCACAAGCGTGGGCAGACAATTTATTTAAAAATATCAAGTATGATGTGATAAAATGA
- a CDS encoding PIN domain-containing protein, translating into MEICYILDASAFINGFKLDSNNNFTVPEITAEIKDFESRLMFDMAIDECKLTIQDVPNKYTNCVNKIISESGDILRLSFPDKKLIALAYMFSKEGRNVKVISDDYTIQNTLKIMGIPYSGIITEGIKGIYNWKKVCEGCKKEYDDDYPFDDCEICGSKIYKKRIKVSK; encoded by the coding sequence ATGGAAATTTGTTATATATTAGATGCCTCCGCTTTTATTAATGGATTTAAATTAGATTCTAACAATAATTTCACGGTTCCCGAAATCACTGCTGAAATTAAAGATTTTGAATCTAGATTAATGTTTGACATGGCTATTGATGAGTGTAAATTAACTATACAAGATGTGCCAAATAAATATACAAATTGTGTCAATAAGATTATATCTGAATCAGGTGATATTTTAAGGTTGTCATTTCCTGACAAAAAATTAATAGCATTGGCGTATATGTTTTCAAAGGAAGGTAGGAATGTAAAAGTCATTAGTGATGATTATACTATTCAAAATACTTTAAAAATTATGGGTATTCCTTATTCGGGAATTATAACTGAGGGAATCAAAGGAATTTACAATTGGAAAAAAGTTTGTGAAGGATGTAAAAAGGAATATGATGATGATTATCCTTTTGATGATTGTGAAATTTGTGGATCGAAAATATATAAAAAAAGGATTAAGGTGAGCAAATGA
- a CDS encoding DUF2117 domain-containing protein produces the protein MRIGIVVHGPNIIDSGYALKLIDLLKNYGNISVRLGGTMGRTAVIDASLENIIDITRKLVPSDSLKIFSDEGVDLIFLLNYGKSNVTGQVFGYKVYNHYADKVTENNVPVIQIERPGEEDGSIIPWNNDLDIVHDLSKKLNLAIVYPNEVYENHIKQDNANVNQRIVHGVSPDENIMVNSVVIGKTNSDKLTLIARDNHIVDIIGGELKQHGLEKLGEVDLDSAIVKTGLLRHAKVTPRVISTNKSNDYKITFLDHAGEDVYKFRDSSLVITVGDDTTLISSDILYRFDIPVIGITDGDLDKVVEDGFKVKNSIIFEVERGFDDVVGRDIKRIMFDGAQESFNYLNIEEVRDKIIEIINNINCKYKISYIE, from the coding sequence ATGAGAATTGGTATTGTTGTTCATGGTCCAAATATTATTGATTCAGGTTATGCTTTAAAACTTATTGATCTACTTAAAAATTATGGTAATATTTCAGTAAGACTTGGGGGAACAATGGGTCGCACAGCGGTTATTGATGCTAGTTTGGAAAATATAATTGATATAACTCGTAAATTAGTGCCCAGTGATTCTTTAAAGATTTTCTCTGATGAGGGTGTTGATTTGATTTTTTTACTTAACTATGGTAAATCCAATGTTACTGGACAAGTTTTCGGATATAAGGTGTATAACCATTATGCTGATAAAGTAACTGAAAATAATGTTCCAGTTATTCAAATTGAACGACCTGGTGAAGAAGATGGTAGCATTATTCCATGGAATAATGATTTGGATATTGTTCATGATTTATCTAAAAAATTAAACTTGGCTATTGTATATCCAAATGAAGTCTATGAAAATCATATTAAACAGGATAATGCTAATGTTAATCAAAGAATTGTTCATGGTGTAAGTCCTGATGAAAATATCATGGTTAATAGTGTTGTCATTGGTAAAACTAACTCGGATAAACTTACATTAATAGCTCGTGATAATCATATCGTTGATATTATTGGAGGGGAGTTAAAACAGCATGGTCTTGAAAAATTAGGTGAAGTGGATTTGGATTCTGCAATTGTAAAAACCGGTCTTTTAAGACATGCAAAAGTTACACCAAGAGTTATTTCAACTAATAAATCTAATGATTATAAGATTACTTTTTTAGATCATGCTGGTGAGGATGTATATAAATTTAGAGATTCTTCTTTGGTAATTACTGTTGGGGATGATACAACTTTAATTTCTTCGGATATTCTGTATAGGTTTGATATACCTGTAATCGGAATAACTGATGGAGATTTAGATAAAGTTGTGGAAGATGGATTTAAGGTTAAAAATTCCATTATCTTCGAAGTTGAAAGGGGTTTTGATGATGTTGTGGGAAGAGATATTAAAAGGATAATGTTTGATGGCGCACAGGAATCATTTAATTATTTAAACATTGAGGAAGTTCGAGATAAAATCATTGAAATTATAAATAATATTAATTGTAAATACAAAATAAGTTATATTGAATAA
- a CDS encoding methanogenesis marker 2 protein, whose translation MWSLNFKNLVKEIQEFKGVSRKSSINNVISLLEESYNVSGDVVIEIGDDASAIDIGNNQVMLIAADGIWGDIMNVNPYWAGYCSVLVNVNDIAAMGGKPLAMVNIMSISNDEIYEDLLKGIKDGCLKFGVPMVGGHLHPDGEVDSLGVAIVGIAQKDKIITSFGAEVGDKVIVAIDLDGKPHEMFNLNWDTTYDKDSQLVRDQITAVQYLAEHDYIKSGKDISNPGILGTLEMLLETSKKGAIVNLEDIPRNETLGWADWLRSYPGSGFVFTADEDKCEYIREYLAKYSIEAAVVGEITDSNSLYLNYADEQAEIFNQDKNPVFIFR comes from the coding sequence GTGTGGTCTTTGAATTTTAAAAATCTTGTTAAAGAAATTCAAGAGTTTAAAGGAGTGTCTCGTAAAAGTTCTATTAATAATGTAATTTCTCTTTTAGAGGAGTCATATAATGTTTCAGGTGATGTTGTAATTGAAATTGGTGATGATGCTTCAGCTATTGACATTGGAAATAATCAAGTAATGCTTATTGCTGCTGACGGTATTTGGGGAGATATTATGAATGTAAATCCCTATTGGGCTGGATATTGTTCTGTTTTAGTAAATGTAAATGATATTGCAGCAATGGGTGGAAAACCGTTGGCTATGGTTAATATAATGTCTATAAGCAATGATGAAATTTATGAAGATTTATTGAAAGGAATCAAAGACGGTTGTTTGAAATTTGGTGTTCCAATGGTTGGTGGTCATTTGCATCCTGATGGTGAAGTTGACTCTTTGGGAGTAGCTATTGTAGGAATAGCTCAAAAAGATAAGATTATAACAAGTTTTGGAGCAGAAGTTGGGGATAAAGTAATTGTAGCAATTGATCTTGATGGAAAACCTCATGAAATGTTTAATTTAAATTGGGATACAACTTATGATAAGGACTCACAACTTGTAAGGGATCAGATTACTGCTGTTCAATACTTAGCCGAACATGATTATATTAAATCTGGAAAAGATATTTCCAATCCTGGAATTTTGGGAACATTGGAAATGCTATTGGAAACATCTAAAAAAGGAGCTATTGTCAATTTAGAAGATATTCCGAGAAATGAAACTCTTGGTTGGGCAGATTGGCTCAGATCATATCCAGGTTCCGGATTTGTTTTTACAGCAGATGAGGATAAATGCGAATATATTAGAGAGTATCTTGCAAAATATTCGATTGAAGCAGCTGTTGTTGGTGAAATAACCGATTCTAATAGTCTTTATTTGAATTATGCAGATGAACAAGCTGAAATTTTCAATCAAGATAAAAATCCAGTTTTTATTTTTAGATAA